One window of the Triticum dicoccoides isolate Atlit2015 ecotype Zavitan chromosome 3B, WEW_v2.0, whole genome shotgun sequence genome contains the following:
- the LOC119281156 gene encoding uncharacterized protein LOC119281156 produces MLSCVAYCVVAVESVGQQIPIAFLVRVKDDFSKRYAGGKAATAAPSSLNREFRSKLKEHMQYCVDHPEEINKLAKVQAQVSEVKNLMMENTEKVFDRGEKIELLVDKTENLRSQVLSASLTNAAKELEAEINEGGNAPNQDAAVPWIGLRKRFLAPVRKQGARRTCVFEASMVTTETHYKVNYNAKSPPEEFNYCLSLSDFKVYTSHTGKVLGANGSGGSLENCMEVLKEVGVRGVDMASEKKSEERFKIHAYRKFRRKDIHEVMLLLDQGKALAASFPISDNWKSMNGVGVYEFQEERALPHLHRKGKFRGHSVMIVGYFPDSLEEDLAALKSKDDIEEQAQLLLKLAEVVLAFQNSYGELWGELGGFGSIKAKSIGCYYLPIVCVGAA; encoded by the exons ATGCTTTCTTGTGTAGCATACTGTGTGGTTGCCGTTGAATCAGTGGGGCAACAGATACCAATTGCTTTCTTGGTTCGGGTTAAGGATGATTTCAGCAAGAGATATGCTGGTGGGAAAGCTGCTACTGCTGCACCAAGCAGCCTCAACAGAGAGTTTAG ATCAAAACTCAAAGAGCACATGCAGTACTGTGTGGACCACCCTGAAGAGATAAACAAGCTTGCTAAAGTGCAAGCACAAGTTTCAGAAGTGAAAAATTTGATGATGGAAAACACTGAGAAG GTTTTTGATCGTGGGGAGAAGATTGAGCTGCTTGTTGACAAGACAGAGAATCTCCGCTCACAG GTTCTTTCTGCTTCTTTAACAAATGCAGCCAAGGAACTTGaagctgaaatcaatgaaggtggAAATGCACCTAATCAAGATGCAGCA GTACCTTGGATTGGCTTGCGTAAGAGGTTTCTAGCTCCTGTCCGTAAACAGGGCGCAAGAAGGACTTGTGTGTTCGAAGCCTCGATGGTCACTACGGAGACACATTACAAAGTCAACTATAATGCCAAGAGTCCTCCAGAAGAGTTTAATTATTGTCTCTCGTTGTCGGATTTTAAGGTGTACACCTCTCACACTGGGAAAGTGTTAGGCGCAAATGGTTCAGGAGGAAGCCTGGAGAATTGCATGGAAGTTTTGAAGGAAGTGGGTGTTCGTGGTGTCGACATGGCTAGTGAGAAAAAG TCTGAAGAACGTTTCAAGATTCATGCTTATAGAAAATTCCGTCGCAAAGATATTCACGAAGTCATGCTGCTACTGGATCAGGGGAAAGCTCTTGCAGCGAGCTTCCCAATATCAGATAACTGGAAATCCATGAATGGAGTTGGTGTATATGAGTTTCAGGAAGAAAGGGCACTACCGCATCTGCATCGCAAGGGCAAGTTTAGAGGCCATTCTGTTATGATTGTTGGTTATTTTCCTGATAGTTTGGAAGAAGACTTGGCTGCTTTGAAGAGCAAAGATGACATTGAAGAGCAAGCTCAACTACTTCTAAAACTAGCAGAAGTTGTGCTAGCTTTTCAGAATAGTTACGGAGAACTGTGGGGAGAATTAGGTGGTTTTGGTAGTATCAAAGCCAAATCTATTGGCTGCTACTATCTACCTATCGTATGTGTTGGTGCTGCTTAG